The following are from one region of the Mus caroli chromosome 13, CAROLI_EIJ_v1.1, whole genome shotgun sequence genome:
- the LOC110308575 gene encoding putative vomeronasal receptor-like protein 4 → MKMIWSDLIEGTIFLSLIGLGVLGKKILFVRHLYAVIMGPEKKIIDVIFIHLAFVNTIIIYCIGVRNIATSFYIRNFLGDVGCKTIIYLERVARGLSICTTCLLSVVQAVTINPRTTLWRKLKPQTTWHVLAFLLLFWIFNSLISSNLLYYITAGSSMNRSVAGMFTGYCYMLPSRHTVKWLFLSFMALRDVIFQGLMGCSSGSMSLRLYKHHVRVLYLHSSRSADNSRPEIRATQRVLTLMTCFLFFYLADFIFSLYTGSTVTHDSTILNIKAFLVLSYAGLSPFILIIRDICVPKPCCVP, encoded by the coding sequence ATGAAGATGATTTGGAGTGACCTCATCGAGGGGACAATTTTCCTTTCACTTATTGGACTTGGGGTTTTAGGAAAGAAAATCTTATTTGTAAGACATTTGTATGCAGTCATCATGGGTcctgagaagaaaataatagatGTAATTTTCATCCACTTGGCTTTTGTAAACACAATCATTATTTATTGCATAGGGGTCAGAAACATAGCCACAAGTTTTTACATCAGAAACTTCCTGGGTGATGTTGGTTGTAAAACTATAATTTATCTAGAAAGAGTTGCCCGTGGCCTCTCCATCTGCACCACCTGTCTCCTCAGCGTGGTCCAGGCTGTCACCATCAATCCTAGGACCACACTGTGGAGAAAGCTCAAACCACAGACCACATGGCATGTTcttgcctttctcctcctcttttggATATTTAATTCCCTGATAAGCTCCAATTTGCTGTACTATATCACAGCAGGCAGTAGCATGAACAGGTCTGTAGCTGGGATGTTTACTGGGTATTGCTATATGCTGCCATCCAGGCACACAGTTAAGtggctgtttctttctttcatggctCTTCGTGATGTCATTTTCCAGGGTCTCATGGGCTGCAGCAGTGGGTCTATGTCTCTCCGTCTGTACAAACATCATGTCCGTGTCCTCTATCTTCACAGCTCCAGGTCTGCTGACAATTCTAGGCCAGAAATCAGAGCTACCCAGAGGGTTCTCACTCTCATgacatgtttccttttcttttatttggcagatttcattttctccttataCACAGgttccacagtgacacatgacTCCACAATACTAAATATTAAAGCATTTTTAGTACTTAGTTATGCTGGTCTCAGCCCTTTTATCCTGATCATCAGGGATATTTGTGTTCCTAAGCCCTGCTGTGTCCCCTGA